In Lycorma delicatula isolate Av1 chromosome 10, ASM4794821v1, whole genome shotgun sequence, a genomic segment contains:
- the LOC142331354 gene encoding putative acetylcholine receptor chaperone, which yields MGSVVLKSLSVLLGIFFIFVGTMKLTSIVSKDLHKDLRKEYVKYAKVFPLTEMLDFKVPAKWYRRVIGSLEIVCGLAMAFIPINAVKQGANIVLLLLMMMAVYSHYMVNDKFERIAPALVFFFMLMGRMVIDWQLRRKLETTAGTNGDLKQKKQD from the exons ATGGGATCGGTTGTGTTAAAAAGTTTATCAGTGTTATTgggtatttttttcatatttgtaggTACTATGAAGTTAACATCAATTGTGAGCAAAGACTTACATAAAGATCTG AGAAAAGAATACGTTAAGTATGCCAAAGTATTTCCTCTCACAGAAATGTTAGATTTTAAAGTTCCAGCTAAATGGTACAGAAGAGTTATTGGAAGCCTTGAAATAGTCTGTGGATTAGCTATGGCATTTATACCAATAA atGCTGTAAAACAGGGTGCAaatattgtattactattattaatgatGATGGCTGTGTATTCTCATTATATGGTGAATGATAAATTTGAAAGGATTGCTCCAGCactg gtGTTCTTCTTCATGTTAATGGGAAGAATGGTAATCGATTGGCAGTTACGAAGAAAATTGGAAACAACAGCCGGTACAAATGGTGATTTGAAACAGAAAAAGCAAGACTGA